One window of Chondrocystis sp. NIES-4102 genomic DNA carries:
- a CDS encoding UvrD/REP helicase yields the protein MLDAASADIKAENKSLIYMQPSIYQQKVIDWMSDEQDLSDKVVNSVAGSGKSTLLKLVADAIAQSNQDLIEQSLVLVFNRKNKDALVAKLNPRWKNSISTVHSAGYKMLRRYLGVQRLEVNEHKYRTLAKNLNWFNGTKPNEAKVVSLSNFLKLADFVRQTLSDTSYDALLWLVNHYALDIQTKYLIEIGEQLQYLFRMGSDWASEAVIDHTDMLWLPIHWQINRSPGFKHFQRVMVDEAQDMSKLQLEFVLSLTTIQGKMLFVGDPAQSINGFCGADTDSFANIKQRLKAEELILPICYRCPQTHIELINQLYPEIPIKPRDHAPQGRIEVIEESDLWDRNQESSIKTGDLIVARCTSSLVELNLKLITRGISCNLVGTSLKQDLLERLEEISSQAGFVYPDFPLFCQKYLEFKRSIYEQNDHGMMLMMKLQDLIKAIKAIYAHFQQCQSIEELQYCIEQLFGSENNEAVLLSTVHRAKGMEAKRVYIAEPYLLPLYWDNQKAWQLEQENNLLYVALSRSTCNLYLIGDAPWFTNHSSKDSQVKESSSDLSKKVDIKELIDNASNEQLDLYLSLINREKGRRIAVQFRGSIEVNNSIS from the coding sequence GTGTTAGATGCTGCTAGCGCAGATATTAAAGCAGAAAACAAAAGCTTAATATATATGCAACCAAGTATCTATCAACAAAAAGTTATTGACTGGATGTCTGACGAGCAAGATCTTTCAGATAAGGTGGTTAATTCCGTAGCAGGTTCTGGTAAAAGTACTTTATTAAAGTTAGTTGCCGATGCGATCGCTCAATCAAATCAAGATTTAATTGAACAAAGTTTAGTTTTAGTATTCAATCGCAAAAATAAGGACGCACTGGTAGCTAAACTAAACCCTCGCTGGAAAAATTCTATTTCTACCGTTCATAGTGCTGGATACAAGATGTTAAGGCGTTATCTTGGGGTTCAACGATTAGAAGTTAACGAACATAAATACCGTACCTTGGCTAAAAACTTAAACTGGTTTAATGGCACTAAACCTAATGAAGCTAAAGTGGTCAGTTTAAGTAACTTTCTCAAATTAGCTGATTTTGTACGTCAGACTTTATCCGATACCTCCTATGATGCTTTACTGTGGCTTGTAAATCATTATGCTCTAGACATCCAGACTAAATATTTAATTGAGATTGGGGAACAACTTCAGTATCTATTCAGAATGGGTAGCGATTGGGCTTCAGAGGCAGTAATCGATCATACCGATATGTTATGGCTGCCAATTCACTGGCAAATTAATCGCTCCCCAGGGTTTAAGCATTTCCAGCGAGTGATGGTGGATGAAGCTCAAGATATGAGTAAACTTCAGTTAGAATTCGTTCTTTCTTTAACTACTATTCAAGGCAAGATGTTGTTTGTAGGAGATCCTGCCCAATCTATAAATGGATTTTGTGGGGCTGATACCGATAGCTTTGCTAACATCAAACAGAGGTTAAAGGCTGAAGAATTGATCCTGCCAATATGTTACCGCTGTCCCCAAACTCATATTGAACTTATCAATCAACTTTATCCTGAGATTCCCATTAAGCCAAGAGATCATGCTCCTCAAGGTAGAATCGAAGTGATCGAAGAATCTGACCTTTGGGATCGAAATCAAGAAAGTTCAATCAAGACTGGAGATTTAATTGTCGCCAGATGTACTAGTAGCTTAGTAGAACTAAATTTAAAACTGATTACTCGTGGTATTAGCTGTAATTTAGTGGGAACTTCTCTAAAACAAGACTTATTAGAACGACTAGAAGAAATATCTTCTCAAGCTGGATTTGTTTATCCAGATTTCCCTTTATTCTGTCAGAAATATCTAGAGTTTAAACGTTCTATTTACGAACAGAATGATCATGGAATGATGTTGATGATGAAGTTACAAGACCTGATTAAAGCTATTAAAGCTATCTACGCTCATTTTCAGCAATGCCAATCAATAGAAGAACTACAATATTGTATCGAACAGTTATTTGGTTCGGAGAATAACGAAGCTGTACTCCTTTCTACCGTCCACCGTGCCAAAGGTATGGAAGCTAAAAGGGTTTATATTGCCGAACCATACCTACTTCCTTTGTATTGGGATAATCAAAAAGCATGGCAACTAGAACAAGAAAATAATCTTCTTTATGTAGCCCTCTCCCGTAGCACTTGTAACTTATATTTAATAGGTGATGCACCTTGGTTTACAAACCATAGTTCAAAAGATAGTCAGGTTAAAGAATCTAGTTCAGATTTGAGTAAAAAGGTCGATATCAAAGAGCTAATTGACAATGCCAGTAACGAACAATTAGATTTGTATTTGTCTCTTATTAATCGGGAAAAAGGCAGGAGAATTGCTGTCCAATTTCGAGGTTCAATTGAAGTAAACAATTCAATTAGCTAA